One Sediminicola sp. YIK13 DNA segment encodes these proteins:
- a CDS encoding anhydro-N-acetylmuramic acid kinase — translation MHIYKVIGLMSGTSLDGLDLAYCHIWRQHDRWEFKILESKSISYDKETFDTLKNSIYLPADELLIFHNTYGTWLGEQTKKFIEEHHLEVDFISSHGHTTHHQPAKGLTFQIGSGQHLANASGHKVVCDFRTNDVALGGQGAPLVPIGDRLLFSEYDFCLNLGGISNISFEHEGVRLAYDIGLANMILNHITQKVGLAYDKDGQLASKGTLNKMMLQQLNAFEFYRSPFPKSIGFEWFVEKVVPIVDGTKDSLENLLHTAVHHICEQIALQVQQQVTKKENTLMVTGGGALNCFLIDTLQEKLGSTAKVEIPSKTLIEFKEAIVFAFMGVLRLEQEMNCLSSVTGAKRDSSSGVVFLPN, via the coding sequence ATGCACATCTACAAAGTAATCGGACTCATGTCGGGCACCTCCTTAGACGGCTTGGATTTGGCATATTGCCATATCTGGAGGCAGCATGACCGTTGGGAGTTTAAGATTCTGGAATCCAAGAGTATTTCATATGACAAGGAGACTTTTGACACACTAAAAAATTCTATCTACTTACCTGCCGACGAGCTCCTCATTTTCCATAATACCTATGGCACATGGTTGGGCGAACAAACCAAGAAATTTATAGAAGAACATCATTTGGAGGTCGACTTTATTTCCAGTCATGGGCATACCACCCACCACCAACCGGCAAAAGGGCTCACTTTTCAAATAGGCTCCGGACAGCATTTGGCCAATGCCAGTGGCCATAAAGTGGTCTGTGATTTTAGAACCAATGATGTGGCTTTGGGCGGACAGGGAGCGCCTTTAGTTCCTATTGGGGACCGATTATTATTTAGCGAATATGATTTTTGTTTGAACTTGGGAGGTATTAGTAACATCTCCTTTGAGCATGAAGGAGTTCGTTTGGCTTATGACATAGGATTGGCCAATATGATCCTGAACCATATCACCCAGAAAGTAGGGTTGGCCTATGACAAAGACGGACAACTGGCCAGCAAAGGAACCCTGAACAAGATGATGTTGCAACAATTGAACGCTTTTGAATTTTATAGGTCGCCCTTTCCAAAATCTATAGGTTTTGAATGGTTTGTGGAAAAAGTAGTTCCTATAGTTGATGGTACTAAAGACAGTTTGGAAAACCTTTTACACACCGCCGTCCACCATATTTGTGAGCAGATAGCATTACAGGTACAACAGCAGGTCACAAAAAAAGAAAACACTTTAATGGTCACCGGTGGCGGGGCCTTGAACTGTTTTCTCATTGACACCCTTCAAGAAAAATTAGGGTCCACCGCCAAAGTGGAAATCCCTTCCAAAACTTTAATCGAATTTAAGGAGGCCATTGTTTTTGCGTTTATGGGTGTACTGCGACTGGAGCAGGAAATGAATTGTTTGAGTTCAGTTACAGGAGCTAAGCGCGACTCATCAAGTGGGGTGGTATTCTTGCCCAATTAA
- the udk gene encoding uridine kinase produces the protein MLIIGIAGGTGCGKTTVVNQIVNELPFEEVGVISQDSYYNDISHLTYEERTNINFDHPRAIDFDLLIEHLQILKQGNPIDQPVYSFVKHNRTKDTIHTFPRKVMIVEGILIMTNPKIREMFDIKIYVHADSDERLIRRLKRDITERGRDLDEVLSRYQNTLKPMHNQFIEPTKEFADIIIPNNKYNTVAVDIVRTIINEKLA, from the coding sequence ATGCTCATTATTGGAATAGCCGGAGGAACTGGCTGTGGAAAAACAACCGTTGTAAATCAGATCGTTAACGAACTGCCCTTTGAAGAAGTGGGGGTAATTTCACAAGATTCGTACTACAACGATATCTCCCACCTTACCTATGAGGAACGCACCAATATCAATTTTGACCATCCTAGGGCCATAGATTTTGATCTACTCATTGAGCATTTACAAATTTTAAAACAAGGAAATCCCATTGACCAACCCGTATATTCCTTTGTAAAGCACAATCGCACCAAGGATACCATACATACCTTTCCAAGAAAGGTAATGATCGTTGAGGGGATTTTGATTATGACCAATCCCAAAATCCGGGAGATGTTCGACATAAAAATCTACGTTCACGCAGATTCCGATGAGCGGTTGATACGAAGGTTAAAAAGGGATATTACCGAGCGCGGAAGGGATCTGGATGAGGTATTGAGCCGCTACCAGAACACCCTAAAGCCCATGCACAACCAGTTTATAGAACCTACCAAGGAGTTTGCGGATATCATTATCCCCAACAATAAATACAACACCGTGGCCGTAGATATCGTACGGACCATCATTAATGAAAAACTAGCATAG
- a CDS encoding FtsB family cell division protein → MGLKELRKKKWFGIATNMYVLVLTVFLIWMIFFDTNSLFIHWELKKEIKKLEKQKEFLQEEIENDKRTIEKLSDKKELEKFAREKYYLKKKNEEIYLIEYEDSLKNKEDE, encoded by the coding sequence ATGGGCCTAAAAGAACTGAGAAAAAAAAAGTGGTTTGGCATAGCCACCAATATGTACGTATTGGTGCTAACCGTTTTTTTAATTTGGATGATCTTTTTTGATACCAATTCCCTCTTCATCCATTGGGAGCTGAAAAAAGAAATTAAAAAGCTGGAGAAGCAGAAGGAGTTCCTACAGGAGGAGATTGAAAATGATAAAAGGACGATAGAAAAGTTATCCGACAAGAAGGAACTGGAAAAATTTGCCCGGGAAAAGTATTACCTCAAGAAAAAGAACGAGGAAATCTATTTAATAGAATACGAGGACAGCCTAAAAAATAAAGAAGATGAGTAG
- a CDS encoding methylmalonyl-CoA mutase subunit beta: protein MSRPKLFNEFQEVSSKAWKQQIQFDLKGADYNENLIWESPEGIKVKPFYHSDENGGRIDFSLPLGTSWKITQHIYAKNATMANAKALEALRRGADSLLFTVASEEIKIERLLKDIPLEATVIHFEFQFLSVQYIQGLFNFIGNKTHRIHLNIDLIGHLAKSGNWFHNLKKDHEILEEVIIQNQANNFNNILAVDASLYQNAGANMVQQLAYALSHANEYLNHFTKDATQNAIQGITFKMAVGTNYFFEIAKLRAMRLLWKTLANEYNLDLECHILALPSKRNKTLYDYNVNMLRTTTECMSAILGGADTICNLPYDALYHKSNEFGERIARNQLLILKHESYFDKVSNPADGAYYIESLTTQLAEKALDLFKSLEAGGGFLKQLKEHTIQKKIKESAKKEQELFNTHKEVLVGTNKYINKEDRMKDDMEIFPFVKTDARKTLLEPIIEKRLSEALEQKRLKDE, encoded by the coding sequence ATGAGTAGACCCAAACTTTTTAACGAATTTCAAGAAGTTTCCTCCAAAGCCTGGAAGCAACAAATACAATTCGACTTAAAAGGAGCGGATTATAATGAGAATTTGATATGGGAATCTCCAGAAGGGATTAAAGTAAAGCCTTTTTACCATTCTGATGAAAATGGAGGCCGCATCGATTTTTCCCTACCCTTGGGAACTTCTTGGAAAATTACCCAACATATCTATGCCAAGAATGCAACCATGGCAAATGCCAAAGCGCTAGAGGCGTTGCGCAGGGGTGCAGATAGTCTGCTTTTTACAGTTGCCTCTGAGGAAATTAAAATAGAACGGCTTTTAAAGGATATCCCCCTGGAAGCTACGGTCATCCATTTCGAATTTCAGTTTTTATCGGTACAATATATACAGGGACTCTTTAATTTTATAGGTAATAAAACCCATCGCATCCATCTGAATATTGATCTTATCGGCCACTTGGCCAAAAGTGGGAATTGGTTCCATAACCTTAAAAAGGACCATGAGATCTTGGAAGAAGTAATTATCCAGAACCAGGCCAATAATTTCAATAATATCCTTGCAGTGGATGCCAGCCTTTACCAAAATGCCGGCGCCAATATGGTGCAGCAATTGGCCTATGCGCTTTCACATGCCAATGAGTATTTAAACCATTTCACCAAGGACGCCACCCAAAATGCTATTCAGGGCATCACTTTTAAAATGGCCGTGGGAACCAATTATTTCTTTGAAATAGCAAAGCTTAGGGCCATGCGCCTCTTGTGGAAAACCTTGGCCAATGAATACAATTTGGATCTGGAATGCCACATCCTGGCCTTGCCGTCCAAACGCAACAAGACCCTTTACGATTACAATGTAAATATGCTCAGGACCACTACGGAATGTATGTCGGCCATCCTTGGAGGCGCAGATACCATCTGTAATCTACCTTATGATGCGCTTTACCACAAGAGTAATGAATTTGGCGAACGTATAGCGAGAAACCAATTGCTGATCTTAAAACACGAAAGCTATTTTGATAAGGTCAGTAATCCTGCTGATGGTGCCTATTACATAGAAAGCCTAACTACCCAATTGGCAGAAAAAGCCTTGGATCTATTTAAATCCTTGGAAGCCGGTGGCGGTTTTTTAAAGCAACTGAAAGAACATACCATCCAGAAAAAAATTAAGGAAAGCGCCAAAAAAGAACAAGAACTGTTCAATACCCATAAAGAGGTATTGGTAGGTACAAATAAGTATATCAATAAGGAAGATAGGATGAAGGATGATATGGAGATCTTCCCCTTTGTTAAGACCGATGCCCGAAAAACCTTATTGGAGCCCATTATTGAAAAACGACTGTCCGAAGCCTTGGAACAAAAAAGATTGAAAGATGAGTAG
- the scpA gene encoding methylmalonyl-CoA mutase — protein MSRKDLQHLKLKVAEDTGNQTPASKTKRKVNSETPFYIKEDVADLEHLNFAAGIAPNLRGPYSTMYVRRPWTIRQYAGFSTAEESNAFYRRNLAAGQKGLSVAFDLPTHRGYDSDHERVVGDVGKAGVAIDSVEDMKILFDSIPLDEMSVSMTMNGAVLPIMAFYIVAAEEQGVSPKQLAGTIQNDILKEFMVRNTYIYPPAPSMQIISDIFEYTSRHMPKFNSISISGYHMQEAGATPEIELAYTLADGLEYIRTGLKSGLDIDKFAPRLSFFWGIGMDHFMEIAKMRAGRMLWAKLVQKFDPKNQKSLALRTHSQTSGWSLTAQDPFNNVARTTIEAAAAAFGGTQSLHTNALDEAIALPTDFSARIARNTQLFLQDETKITKTVDPWAGSYYVEYLTDEIAHKAWKLIEEVEELGGMTKAIEAGIPKMRIEQAAAKKQARIDSNQDIIVGINKYQLEEEDPLMILEVDNEQVRKQQLERLAQTKKNRNSADVGAALKKLTEAAKEKQATEGTATTENLLALAVEAARARATLGEISDAMEVAFGRYKAKIQSFTGVYSKEIKNDESFKKAREMADQFAETEGRRPRIMIAKMGQDGHDRGAKVVATGYADLGFDVDIGPLFQTPQEAAKQAVENDVHVVGVSSLAAGHKTLVPQIIEELKKYGREDIMVIVGGVVPKQDYDYLFKAGAVAIFGPGTKISETAIQILDILMD, from the coding sequence ATGAGTAGAAAAGACCTGCAACACCTAAAATTAAAAGTGGCTGAAGATACAGGTAACCAAACTCCAGCTTCCAAAACAAAGAGGAAAGTCAATTCTGAAACCCCTTTCTATATCAAGGAAGATGTAGCAGATTTAGAACATCTTAATTTTGCAGCGGGGATAGCGCCCAACCTACGTGGGCCCTACTCCACCATGTATGTCAGAAGACCTTGGACGATAAGACAATACGCTGGTTTTTCTACTGCCGAAGAAAGCAATGCTTTTTACAGACGTAATCTGGCCGCAGGACAAAAAGGGCTGTCTGTAGCCTTTGACTTACCAACACATCGTGGATATGACAGCGATCATGAGCGCGTAGTAGGAGACGTAGGTAAAGCTGGCGTTGCCATAGATTCTGTGGAAGACATGAAAATTCTATTCGACTCCATTCCTTTGGATGAAATGTCGGTTTCCATGACCATGAACGGAGCTGTTTTACCAATTATGGCCTTTTATATCGTTGCCGCAGAAGAACAAGGGGTATCCCCAAAACAATTGGCAGGGACCATACAGAACGATATCCTTAAGGAATTTATGGTGCGGAACACTTATATCTATCCTCCGGCACCTTCCATGCAGATCATTTCTGATATTTTTGAGTATACAAGCAGGCACATGCCAAAATTCAATAGCATCAGTATTTCCGGCTATCATATGCAGGAAGCTGGCGCTACCCCGGAAATAGAATTGGCATATACCTTGGCAGACGGACTGGAATACATTAGAACCGGACTTAAATCTGGTTTGGATATAGATAAGTTCGCACCTCGCCTATCTTTCTTTTGGGGCATCGGCATGGATCATTTTATGGAAATTGCCAAAATGAGGGCAGGTCGCATGCTTTGGGCAAAATTGGTTCAAAAGTTCGATCCAAAAAATCAGAAATCCCTAGCACTACGGACACACTCACAGACAAGTGGCTGGAGTCTTACTGCCCAAGATCCTTTTAATAATGTGGCCAGAACCACCATTGAAGCTGCAGCTGCAGCCTTTGGAGGCACCCAAAGTTTGCACACCAACGCCTTGGACGAGGCCATTGCACTGCCCACCGATTTTTCGGCAAGAATAGCAAGGAATACACAACTTTTTTTACAGGACGAAACCAAGATCACCAAAACGGTAGATCCTTGGGCGGGAAGTTATTATGTGGAATACCTTACTGATGAGATTGCCCATAAAGCCTGGAAACTTATTGAAGAGGTTGAAGAATTGGGAGGAATGACCAAAGCCATTGAGGCTGGTATCCCTAAAATGCGCATTGAACAGGCCGCAGCAAAAAAACAGGCCCGGATAGATAGCAACCAAGATATTATAGTAGGCATCAACAAATATCAACTGGAGGAAGAAGATCCCCTCATGATTTTGGAAGTGGACAATGAGCAGGTGCGCAAACAGCAGTTAGAACGTTTGGCACAGACCAAAAAAAACAGAAATTCGGCAGATGTAGGAGCGGCATTAAAAAAACTGACCGAAGCAGCCAAAGAAAAACAAGCGACCGAAGGAACCGCAACTACCGAGAATTTACTAGCTTTAGCGGTAGAAGCAGCGAGGGCAAGAGCTACCTTAGGGGAAATAAGCGATGCCATGGAAGTTGCTTTCGGACGGTACAAAGCAAAAATTCAATCATTTACAGGAGTGTATTCCAAAGAGATCAAAAACGACGAGAGCTTTAAAAAAGCCAGGGAGATGGCCGACCAATTTGCTGAGACCGAAGGTCGTAGACCTAGGATTATGATTGCAAAAATGGGTCAGGACGGACATGACAGGGGAGCCAAAGTTGTGGCTACCGGGTATGCCGATCTGGGCTTCGATGTAGATATCGGCCCCTTGTTCCAGACCCCTCAGGAGGCCGCGAAACAGGCTGTAGAAAACGATGTGCACGTGGTGGGAGTATCTTCCTTGGCGGCAGGTCATAAAACGTTGGTGCCCCAAATTATAGAAGAGCTCAAGAAATACGGTCGGGAAGATATCATGGTCATTGTGGGAGGCGTAGTGCCAAAACAGGATTATGACTACCTCTTTAAAGCTGGAGCCGTGGCCATATTTGGCCCTGGTACCAAAATTAGTGAAACAGCGATCCAAATATTGGACATTTTAATGGATTGA
- a CDS encoding ParA family protein, with translation MGKIIAIANQKGGVGKTTTSVNLAASLGVLEKKVLLIDADPQANATSGLGIDVDSVEMGTYQLLEHSKTALETIISTSSPNVDLIPSHIDLVAIEIELVDKDKREYMMKQSLEGLKDKYDYILIDCAPSLGLLTLNALTAADSVIIPIQCEYFALEGLGKLLNTIKSVQKIHNPDLDIEGLLLTMFDSRLRLSNQVVEEVNKHFSDMVFDTIIQRNVRLSEAPSYGESIIKYDAASKGAANYLNLANEVMKKNKEIV, from the coding sequence ATGGGCAAGATAATTGCTATAGCAAATCAAAAAGGTGGGGTTGGAAAAACCACCACATCAGTGAACCTAGCTGCCTCCTTAGGTGTACTGGAAAAAAAAGTATTATTAATTGATGCTGATCCACAAGCCAATGCCACATCCGGTTTGGGCATAGATGTGGACAGTGTGGAAATGGGTACGTACCAGTTATTGGAACATTCCAAGACTGCTTTGGAAACAATCATTTCAACATCCTCCCCTAATGTAGATCTTATTCCTTCACATATAGATCTTGTTGCCATTGAAATTGAACTGGTAGACAAGGATAAAAGGGAGTACATGATGAAGCAGTCACTTGAAGGGTTGAAGGACAAATACGATTACATTCTGATCGATTGCGCGCCTTCTTTGGGCTTGTTGACTCTAAATGCATTAACAGCGGCTGACTCTGTCATCATTCCTATCCAATGTGAATATTTTGCCTTGGAAGGTTTGGGCAAATTACTGAACACCATTAAAAGTGTGCAAAAAATACACAATCCAGATCTAGACATAGAAGGATTGTTGCTCACCATGTTCGATTCCAGATTGCGACTGTCCAATCAGGTGGTGGAAGAGGTGAACAAGCATTTTTCTGATATGGTTTTCGATACCATCATCCAAAGAAATGTGAGATTAAGTGAAGCTCCAAGTTATGGGGAAAGCATCATTAAATACGATGCAGCAAGCAAGGGAGCGGCCAATTATTTGAATTTGGCCAATGAAGTAATGAAAAAAAACAAGGAGATAGTTTAA
- a CDS encoding ParB/RepB/Spo0J family partition protein, translating to MAKAVKKQALGRGLSALLKDPENDIKSVSDKNADKVVGNIVELELSAIEMNPFQPRSNFNDDALQELATSIRELGVIQPITVRKLDFNKYQLVSGERRFRASKLIGLETVPAYIRIANDQESLEMALVENIQRQDLDPIEIALSYQRLIDEIQLTQEKLSDRVGKKRSTITNYLRLLRLDPIIQTGIRDGFVSMGHGRTLVNVEKREDQIALYEKIVGQNLSVRDTEKAVKAYQDALENPDKQVKKVSKTPDFIKKDAPRFSDYLSVKVDVKASEKGNGKITIPFSSEEEFQRIKKLITGE from the coding sequence ATGGCGAAAGCAGTAAAAAAACAAGCTTTAGGAAGAGGATTGTCAGCACTTCTTAAAGATCCAGAAAACGACATCAAATCAGTATCCGACAAAAATGCGGATAAAGTAGTGGGCAATATCGTAGAATTGGAATTATCGGCCATAGAAATGAACCCATTTCAGCCACGATCCAACTTTAACGATGATGCACTACAAGAATTGGCAACTTCTATTCGGGAGCTGGGGGTAATCCAGCCTATTACCGTTAGAAAGCTCGATTTCAATAAATATCAATTAGTTTCCGGAGAAAGAAGATTCAGGGCGTCCAAACTCATAGGCTTGGAAACCGTTCCTGCCTATATCCGTATTGCCAATGACCAAGAATCCTTGGAAATGGCATTGGTGGAAAATATACAGCGACAGGATCTTGATCCCATCGAAATTGCTTTGTCCTACCAACGTTTGATAGACGAAATTCAGTTGACACAGGAGAAGTTAAGTGATAGGGTAGGGAAAAAACGCTCCACCATTACCAACTATTTAAGGCTTTTACGATTAGACCCCATTATCCAGACCGGCATCCGTGACGGCTTTGTAAGTATGGGACATGGTAGAACGCTCGTAAATGTTGAAAAAAGAGAAGACCAGATTGCCCTATATGAGAAGATAGTTGGACAAAATCTATCAGTTCGAGATACGGAAAAGGCCGTAAAGGCCTATCAAGATGCATTGGAAAATCCTGATAAGCAAGTGAAAAAGGTGTCGAAAACCCCTGATTTCATCAAAAAGGATGCCCCGAGATTCAGCGACTACCTTTCTGTAAAAGTAGATGTGAAAGCTTCAGAAAAAGGCAATGGCAAAATCACCATCCCTTTTAGTTCCGAAGAAGAATTTCAGCGTATAAAAAAACTGATCACAGGTGAATAA
- a CDS encoding DUF5683 domain-containing protein, protein MNKSLCSILVIFLLILSTTAQEKKKDTTAVDSVKTDFTKKGVVIKDVIVEKREEINPLAPSKAAFFSAILPGLGQIYNKRYWKVPLVYAAIGTGVYAYVYNDDLYDRFRIAFKRRRAGFIDDEFYDPNNSGVVPGSPDLSDAALQDGQERYQRDRDLALVVTIGLYALNIIDANVDAHLRQFNVDDNLSMDFKPYLEYNPINANPNYGMALTIKF, encoded by the coding sequence GTGAATAAATCACTTTGCTCTATACTAGTTATTTTTCTTTTAATTCTTTCCACCACTGCACAGGAAAAAAAAAAGGATACCACCGCAGTAGACTCTGTTAAAACAGATTTTACTAAAAAAGGCGTCGTGATTAAGGATGTTATTGTGGAGAAAAGGGAAGAAATAAACCCTTTGGCTCCCAGCAAGGCCGCCTTTTTCTCCGCCATATTACCGGGATTGGGCCAAATCTACAACAAACGTTATTGGAAGGTTCCCCTAGTATATGCGGCAATTGGCACAGGGGTATACGCCTACGTTTATAATGATGATCTCTATGATCGCTTTAGAATAGCTTTTAAAAGAAGAAGGGCCGGATTTATTGATGACGAATTTTACGATCCCAACAATAGTGGTGTGGTACCTGGAAGCCCAGACCTTTCAGATGCAGCGTTGCAAGATGGGCAAGAGCGCTACCAGAGAGATAGGGATCTGGCCTTGGTAGTCACCATCGGCCTTTACGCACTCAATATCATAGATGCCAATGTGGATGCGCATTTACGGCAATTTAACGTAGATGACAACCTTAGTATGGACTTTAAACCCTACTTAGAATACAATCCAATTAACGCCAATCCAAATTACGGAATGGCATTAACCATAAAATTCTAG
- the dapB gene encoding 4-hydroxy-tetrahydrodipicolinate reductase has protein sequence MKIALFGYGKMGKMIEQTAIKRNHTIVAKIDVDTKEIDFSNIDVAIDFSQPDAAFENIKKCMEHNVPVISGTTGWLKDYDRAVSFCNEHKGAFIYASNYSLGVNIFFELNEYLAKMMKTLDQYKVSMEEIHHTQKLDAPSGTAITLAEGIIKNTDYKGWALDAATDRHIPILAKRINDVPGTHSVNYESPVDSIEIKHTAHNREGFALGAVVAAEWIVDKTGVFTMKDVLNLG, from the coding sequence ATGAAAATTGCATTGTTTGGATACGGTAAAATGGGAAAGATGATAGAACAGACCGCTATCAAAAGAAACCATACCATTGTAGCCAAAATAGACGTAGACACCAAAGAAATTGATTTTTCCAATATCGATGTGGCCATAGATTTCAGTCAGCCTGATGCGGCTTTCGAAAATATTAAAAAATGCATGGAACACAATGTTCCTGTTATCTCGGGCACCACAGGATGGTTAAAAGATTACGACAGGGCGGTGTCCTTTTGTAATGAACATAAGGGAGCGTTTATTTATGCTTCCAATTATAGCCTGGGGGTCAATATCTTTTTTGAGCTTAACGAATATTTGGCCAAAATGATGAAGACGTTAGACCAATACAAGGTGTCCATGGAAGAAATACACCACACACAAAAGCTGGATGCCCCCAGTGGTACGGCCATCACCTTGGCCGAAGGGATCATAAAAAACACAGATTATAAAGGATGGGCATTGGATGCGGCAACAGATAGGCATATTCCTATTCTTGCCAAACGAATCAATGATGTTCCTGGAACACATTCCGTCAATTATGAAAGTCCCGTAGATAGTATTGAGATTAAACATACGGCCCACAATAGGGAAGGTTTTGCCCTCGGAGCCGTTGTAGCAGCTGAATGGATAGTGGACAAAACAGGGGTTTTCACCATGAAAGATGTGTTAAACCTTGGTTAA
- the lepB gene encoding signal peptidase I, translated as MNGTQWILFILIVQVIHFLGTWKLYVKAGRKAWEAAVPIYNAIVLMQIINRPKWWTFLLFIPIINLLMFPVIWVETIRSFGKNSLLDTWLVILTLGFYIYYVSYTQDVKYVENRSRHPKTALGEWVSSIVFAIVAATLVHTYFIQPYVIPTGSLEKTLMIGDFLFVSKFHYGARTPMTTVAAPMVHDTLPIIKTKSYLSKPQLPYFRLPGFQKVKRNDIVVFSWPADTVRQFFKKEKGVKKPIDKKSNYVKRCVGVPGDSLSIVNGDVHINGEKLVLSDRAKPMFLHVVTTKGQIGSAAITLLGRNNFGGNVIKIPNEILSQDKVAEVIDQKTTLEEFEKDSLYTYYTGYISDGKVVSFLKATAVNNKALFNMTEEEAKNDIGKADIVNIEKFSFTKPETSIFPQSGQYPGTQDNFGPIYLPEAGKTIPLNVKVLPLYKKIIQEYEGNTLSVSGNQISINGKVTDSYTFKQGYYWMMGDNRHKSEDSRFWGYVPENHIVGKPVFIWMSIDGINDGLSNWKVRWDRVFTTVGGDGEPRSYFKYFLIALAGWFVFDYFRKKKKKK; from the coding sequence ATGAACGGCACACAATGGATTCTTTTTATTTTGATCGTACAGGTCATCCATTTTTTAGGAACTTGGAAATTATATGTAAAAGCTGGGAGAAAGGCATGGGAAGCGGCAGTGCCAATCTATAATGCCATTGTGTTGATGCAGATTATCAACCGCCCAAAATGGTGGACATTCCTGCTATTTATTCCTATTATCAATTTACTTATGTTTCCCGTAATTTGGGTGGAGACCATACGGAGCTTTGGAAAAAATAGCCTGTTAGATACTTGGTTGGTCATTTTAACCCTAGGATTTTATATCTATTATGTCAGCTATACCCAAGATGTCAAATATGTGGAAAACCGCAGCAGACATCCTAAAACGGCATTAGGGGAATGGGTCAGTTCCATTGTATTTGCCATAGTTGCTGCCACGTTGGTGCATACCTATTTTATTCAGCCTTATGTTATCCCAACCGGGTCTTTGGAAAAAACACTGATGATAGGTGATTTCCTTTTTGTTAGTAAATTTCATTACGGTGCCAGAACCCCTATGACAACTGTTGCGGCGCCAATGGTTCATGATACATTGCCGATCATAAAAACCAAATCTTATCTAAGCAAACCACAGCTCCCCTATTTTAGGCTTCCCGGTTTCCAAAAAGTTAAACGAAATGATATCGTGGTCTTTAGTTGGCCCGCGGATACCGTACGCCAGTTCTTTAAAAAGGAAAAAGGGGTCAAAAAACCAATAGACAAAAAATCAAACTACGTTAAAAGATGTGTGGGTGTCCCTGGGGATAGCCTTTCTATTGTAAATGGGGACGTGCATATCAATGGTGAAAAGCTGGTCCTATCGGACCGGGCCAAGCCAATGTTCCTTCATGTAGTAACGACCAAAGGACAAATAGGTAGCGCAGCAATTACTTTATTGGGGCGCAATAATTTTGGGGGTAATGTGATCAAAATTCCTAATGAAATATTGTCACAAGATAAAGTTGCAGAGGTAATAGACCAAAAGACTACGTTGGAGGAATTTGAAAAAGATTCTTTATACACCTACTATACAGGTTATATTTCTGATGGTAAAGTAGTATCATTTCTTAAAGCTACAGCGGTTAACAACAAGGCCCTTTTTAATATGACGGAAGAAGAAGCCAAGAATGATATTGGAAAGGCAGATATCGTCAATATTGAGAAATTCAGCTTTACAAAGCCAGAAACTTCTATTTTTCCGCAAAGCGGACAATATCCAGGCACACAAGATAATTTTGGACCTATTTATCTTCCAGAGGCAGGTAAAACAATTCCTTTAAATGTAAAAGTTCTTCCTTTATACAAGAAAATAATTCAGGAATATGAGGGGAATACCCTATCCGTATCCGGTAACCAAATTAGTATCAATGGGAAGGTAACAGACTCCTATACCTTTAAACAAGGCTATTACTGGATGATGGGAGACAATCGCCATAAATCTGAAGACAGTAGGTTTTGGGGCTATGTGCCAGAAAACCATATTGTGGGCAAACCGGTCTTTATCTGGATGAGTATAGATGGGATCAATGACGGACTGAGCAATTGGAAAGTTAGATGGGATCGTGTTTTCACCACGGTAGGTGGAGACGGCGAACCCAGGTCTTATTTTAAATACTTTTTGATAGCCCTTGCCGGTTGGTTCGTGTTTGATTATTTTAGGAAAAAGAAGAAAAAGAAATAA